A genomic window from Desulfonatronovibrio magnus includes:
- the secG gene encoding preprotein translocase subunit SecG codes for MQTLIITIHIISCITLVVLVLLQSGQQGMGVIFGGGGGSLFGSSGAGGILTKLTVGVAAVFFCTSLTFTYMSAKKHTTQPSSIILDETRRDEMTPSLPVQTPIETEENSAPATQ; via the coding sequence TTGCAAACTCTTATCATAACAATTCACATTATATCCTGCATCACGCTGGTTGTTCTTGTTCTATTGCAGTCAGGGCAGCAGGGCATGGGTGTCATATTTGGCGGGGGCGGCGGCAGCCTGTTCGGCAGCAGCGGAGCTGGAGGAATTCTGACCAAGCTTACTGTAGGAGTGGCTGCTGTTTTTTTCTGCACTTCTCTTACCTTTACCTACATGAGTGCCAAAAAGCATACTACTCAGCCAAGCTCGATTATTCTGGATGAGACCAGAAGAGATGAAATGACTCCGTCTCTGCCAGTGCAGACTCCCATAGAAACTGAGGAAAATTCCGCACCAGCAACTCAATAA
- the tpiA gene encoding triose-phosphate isomerase: protein MLKKIMAANWKMYKTRDDASRTARELVVAVGDKLPDDREVLLIPPFTALYGVSEMLAGQTGYFLGGQNFYPEQEGAYTGEISPQQLTDCGCSFALVGHSERRHVLGERDDFLAEKVLYGLNSNLKIILCIGETIEERKQGLVEQVLLGQLEKGLARAGQVKAENFIIAYEPVWAIGTGETAGPEDIAQAHDLIRSWLEPNQQEGKDIRILYGGSVKPDNCATIISLDNVDGVLVGGASLKADSFSKIVTA, encoded by the coding sequence ATGTTAAAAAAAATTATGGCTGCCAACTGGAAAATGTACAAAACCAGAGATGATGCCAGCCGCACAGCAAGGGAGCTGGTGGTGGCAGTAGGCGATAAATTACCCGACGACCGGGAAGTTTTGCTTATTCCCCCTTTTACTGCTCTTTACGGTGTAAGTGAAATGCTTGCCGGACAAACTGGGTATTTTCTTGGAGGCCAGAATTTTTATCCGGAGCAGGAGGGTGCATATACAGGCGAGATAAGCCCGCAGCAATTGACTGACTGTGGTTGCTCTTTTGCCCTGGTCGGCCACTCTGAACGAAGGCATGTCCTTGGTGAGAGAGATGATTTTCTGGCTGAAAAGGTATTATATGGTCTTAATAGTAATTTAAAGATCATATTATGTATTGGAGAAACCATTGAAGAGCGAAAGCAGGGATTGGTTGAACAGGTTCTTCTTGGACAGCTCGAAAAAGGTCTTGCGAGGGCAGGACAGGTCAAGGCCGAAAACTTTATTATTGCCTATGAACCAGTATGGGCCATTGGAACGGGGGAAACTGCCGGACCTGAGGACATTGCCCAGGCTCACGATCTGATTCGCTCCTGGCTTGAACCGAACCAGCAAGAAGGCAAGGATATTCGGATTTTATATGGAGGCAGTGTAAAGCCTGATAATTGCGCTACTATTATTTCTCTTGACAATGTAGATGGTGTGCTGGTAGGAGGTGCGAGTTTGAAGGCTGATTCCTTTTCAAAGATTGTCACAGCTTAA
- a CDS encoding phosphoglycerate kinase — protein sequence MKFIDTEDIGGKKLLIRVDYNVPIKNQEIQDDNRIKASIPTLKLALEKNASLIICSHLGKPKGKIVPDLSLKPVAARLSELLEIDVALAPDCIGSETEAMAQALKPGQVLMLENLRFHEGEQKNDSEFSAQLAKLGQAYVNDAFGVSHRAHASVVGITDHFEQCMGGLLLKKEWEYLSRIVDPARPFILISGGAKVSSKLGVLNNLMDKVNSMIIGGAMANTFIKAMGYDVGKSLVEDHLLDEAQVIMQNARDKKVGFYLPVDFIAGDGVDIQDGAEVVPFQNIPSDKMALDIGPASCTLFAEVLTKAGTIVWNGPMGAFENRTFAQGSYNIADLVGDLPAETIVGGGDTDALIHKMNITEKFSFISTGGGSFMEFLEGKVLPGFQALQQKG from the coding sequence ATGAAATTTATTGATACAGAAGATATTGGCGGTAAAAAACTTCTTATCAGGGTCGATTACAATGTACCCATCAAGAACCAGGAAATTCAGGATGACAATCGCATTAAGGCCAGCATTCCAACTCTTAAGCTTGCTCTTGAAAAGAACGCTTCTCTGATAATTTGTTCGCATCTCGGCAAACCCAAGGGAAAAATAGTGCCGGATCTTTCATTGAAACCTGTTGCTGCAAGACTTTCTGAACTGTTGGAAATAGATGTTGCACTGGCTCCAGACTGTATTGGTTCTGAAACAGAAGCCATGGCCCAAGCTTTGAAACCCGGGCAGGTCCTTATGCTGGAGAACTTGCGGTTCCATGAGGGTGAACAAAAAAATGATTCTGAATTTTCCGCGCAGCTGGCTAAACTGGGCCAGGCCTACGTGAATGATGCTTTTGGAGTTTCCCACAGAGCACATGCTTCTGTAGTAGGCATTACCGATCATTTTGAGCAGTGCATGGGTGGTCTTTTGCTGAAAAAGGAGTGGGAGTATCTGTCCAGAATTGTTGACCCTGCCAGACCGTTTATATTAATTTCCGGAGGCGCAAAAGTATCTTCCAAACTTGGAGTTCTGAACAATCTCATGGATAAGGTTAACTCCATGATTATTGGAGGTGCCATGGCCAATACCTTCATAAAGGCTATGGGATATGATGTAGGCAAATCTCTTGTAGAAGATCACTTACTGGATGAAGCCCAGGTCATAATGCAGAATGCCAGAGATAAAAAAGTTGGTTTTTACCTGCCGGTTGACTTTATTGCTGGTGATGGTGTGGACATTCAGGACGGTGCAGAGGTAGTTCCTTTTCAAAACATTCCTTCAGATAAAATGGCCTTAGATATCGGCCCGGCTTCATGCACTTTATTTGCCGAAGTTTTGACCAAAGCTGGAACCATCGTCTGGAATGGCCCCATGGGAGCATTTGAAAACAGAACCTTTGCCCAAGGGTCTTACAATATTGCAGATCTGGTGGGTGATTTGCCTGCTGAAACCATAGTTGGCGGAGGTGATACTGATGCTTTGATACATAAAATGAACATAACTGAAAAGTTCAGCTTCATTTCTACAGGTGGAGGTTCATTTATGGAATTTCTCGAAGGCAAAGTATTGCCCGGGTTCCAGGCTTTACAGCAGAAAGGTTGA
- a CDS encoding phenylacetate--CoA ligase family protein encodes MNKDRSTGYYNDQEVQSASERQRHVWENLQTLLHHACSYSPAFRQRLEKAGLNAEDIKGLGDWDKIPVLPKKDLVHLQTQDSRLGGLLACDLGELRHIFMSPGPIVDPEARKKDFWGFAEAFYAAGFRSRDVVQMTFSYHFTPAGLMMEEPLHEIGCAVFPAGPGNTEGQIDVMTRLGVNGFVGMASFLKIIADKAEKNGLDLKKDFKLRVAFVAAEKLSETLRSELEERFGMLVRQGYGTADLGCIAYECPEKSGMHLSSRCHVEVCDPETRKPLSPGQPGEVVVTPFNPDYPLIRLATGDLSVITEDPCPCGRKSPRLQGIMGRVDDTVKVKGQFVYPAQVAQALSVFPDIKTWKIVTTNPGGKDKISLYLCCSRDTDTLKVSKTFQEKIKLRAEVHVLEDGHEMFEKGSGIEDKRSWE; translated from the coding sequence ATGAATAAGGATAGATCAACAGGTTATTACAATGATCAGGAAGTTCAGAGCGCTTCTGAGCGTCAGAGGCATGTCTGGGAAAATCTTCAAACACTGCTGCATCACGCCTGCAGCTATTCGCCTGCCTTCAGGCAAAGACTTGAAAAGGCTGGCTTGAATGCTGAAGATATTAAAGGACTGGGTGACTGGGACAAAATTCCTGTACTGCCCAAGAAAGACCTTGTGCATCTGCAAACTCAGGACAGCCGTTTGGGTGGTTTGCTGGCCTGTGATTTAGGAGAACTGCGCCATATTTTCATGTCGCCCGGACCTATTGTGGATCCTGAGGCAAGAAAAAAGGATTTCTGGGGATTTGCTGAGGCATTTTATGCGGCAGGCTTTCGCAGTAGGGATGTTGTACAGATGACCTTCAGCTATCACTTCACTCCTGCAGGGTTGATGATGGAAGAGCCTTTGCATGAGATTGGATGCGCTGTTTTTCCTGCCGGACCAGGCAATACTGAAGGTCAGATTGACGTCATGACCAGGCTTGGGGTTAATGGATTTGTTGGTATGGCCAGTTTTCTCAAGATTATCGCAGATAAGGCTGAAAAAAATGGTCTGGACTTAAAAAAGGACTTTAAATTAAGAGTGGCCTTTGTAGCTGCAGAAAAGCTGTCAGAGACTCTCAGAAGCGAACTTGAAGAACGTTTCGGTATGCTGGTCAGGCAGGGGTATGGCACTGCTGATCTGGGCTGTATTGCCTATGAGTGTCCGGAGAAGTCCGGCATGCATCTTTCAAGCAGGTGTCATGTGGAAGTTTGTGATCCAGAGACCAGAAAACCTTTGTCTCCGGGGCAACCAGGTGAGGTTGTGGTTACTCCATTTAATCCTGACTATCCGCTCATACGTCTCGCTACAGGCGACTTGTCTGTAATTACAGAAGATCCATGCCCCTGTGGGCGTAAAAGCCCGCGTCTTCAGGGTATTATGGGCAGAGTGGATGATACAGTCAAGGTCAAAGGACAGTTTGTATATCCGGCACAGGTGGCACAGGCTCTTTCAGTTTTTCCTGATATCAAAACATGGAAAATTGTGACCACCAACCCAGGTGGAAAGGATAAAATAAGTTTATACCTTTGCTGCTCAAGAGATACGGATACCCTGAAGGTTTCCAAAACTTTTCAGGAAAAAATTAAGTTACGGGCCGAGGTGCATGTGCTGGAGGATGGTCACGAAATGTTTGAGAAGGGATCTGGTATTGAAGATAAAAGATCCTGGGAGTAG
- a CDS encoding ABC transporter ATP-binding protein, giving the protein MNILSVENLEVVYNDVVLVLKGLSIKVERGSITALLGSNGAGKSTTLKSISGLLATEDGEITEGSIFYDEQPIHKLWPEKIVRLGIFQVMEGRRIFEDLNVEENLKCGGFIRPKSEFSVSKEMVYEYFPRLKERRKQLAGYLSGGEQQMLAIGRALMAKPKLLLLDEPSLGLAPLLVEEIFEIIKRVNSEEGVTILLVEQNARAALSISSHGYILENGRIVMDGRAKSLLENPDVQEFYLGIGKTGEKRSYRDVKHYRRRKRWLG; this is encoded by the coding sequence TTGAACATACTCAGTGTTGAGAACCTTGAAGTTGTTTACAATGATGTTGTCCTGGTGCTTAAAGGACTATCCATCAAGGTGGAAAGGGGTTCCATAACAGCATTGCTGGGATCCAATGGCGCAGGCAAATCAACAACTCTTAAGTCTATTTCCGGGCTGCTGGCAACAGAAGACGGCGAAATAACCGAGGGATCCATATTTTATGATGAGCAGCCCATTCATAAATTATGGCCGGAAAAAATTGTCCGTCTCGGCATTTTCCAGGTCATGGAGGGCCGTAGAATATTTGAAGACCTGAATGTTGAAGAAAATCTCAAATGCGGGGGTTTCATTCGCCCTAAGAGTGAGTTTTCCGTATCAAAAGAAATGGTCTATGAATATTTTCCCCGGCTTAAGGAGCGCAGAAAGCAGCTGGCCGGATATCTGTCCGGTGGGGAACAGCAGATGCTGGCCATTGGCAGGGCACTAATGGCTAAGCCTAAATTGCTTTTGCTTGATGAGCCTTCTCTTGGGCTTGCCCCTTTGCTTGTGGAAGAGATTTTCGAGATTATCAAAAGAGTAAACAGTGAAGAGGGAGTAACCATTTTGCTTGTTGAGCAGAATGCCAGGGCTGCTCTGAGTATTTCGAGTCATGGTTATATTCTGGAAAACGGACGGATAGTTATGGATGGCAGGGCAAAGAGCCTGCTTGAAAATCCAGATGTTCAGGAATTTTATCTCGGCATCGGCAAAACTGGAGAAAAGCGTAGTTACCGGGATGTGAAGCATTACAGACGTAGAAAACGCTGGCTTGGATAA
- a CDS encoding ABC transporter substrate-binding protein: MKRFMQFILLATIMACFSGVAQAEIRIGLISDLSGATSDVGRPYADGVKDAVKYINDQGGINGQKIHLMQVDYAYNVQQALAAYNRFKSQGMVALQGWGTADTEALVRQVARDRIPTFSASYSAHLTDPNVAPYNFFIAADYSTQLRGVLNYLHRNWDKDRAPRLAFVYPNHPYGLAPIPAGREYARELGFEIVGEENVGLGDMDATTQLIRLNRNKPDYVWVGGTISSTAVILKDAERLNMDAVFITNIWGSDEQLLSLAGSSVNGHLGLQTGVIYGADVPGMAVIEEITGGRPQMTHYIRGFASMLVMAEGIRIAMENDELNGSGIRDAVRTLRDFDPMGLTPAVSFYPDDHRPNMSVYIYRLHQDGMELLAEEELERRDDWLGK, from the coding sequence ATGAAACGATTCATGCAGTTTATCTTATTGGCAACTATAATGGCCTGTTTTTCAGGAGTCGCTCAGGCAGAGATTAGAATTGGACTGATTTCAGATCTCAGCGGTGCAACCTCTGATGTTGGAAGGCCTTATGCCGATGGAGTCAAGGATGCTGTCAAATACATTAATGATCAAGGCGGTATTAATGGTCAGAAGATTCATTTGATGCAGGTGGATTATGCCTACAATGTGCAGCAGGCTCTGGCAGCCTATAACAGATTCAAGAGCCAGGGTATGGTGGCCCTGCAGGGCTGGGGAACAGCTGACACTGAAGCGCTTGTTCGTCAGGTGGCAAGAGACCGCATCCCGACATTTTCCGCGTCTTACTCAGCCCATCTGACTGACCCCAATGTTGCTCCGTATAATTTTTTTATTGCTGCAGACTATTCAACTCAATTGCGTGGAGTACTTAACTATCTGCATCGTAACTGGGACAAAGATCGTGCTCCCAGGCTTGCTTTTGTTTATCCAAACCATCCCTATGGTCTGGCTCCCATACCTGCTGGGCGTGAGTATGCCCGGGAGCTTGGGTTTGAGATAGTGGGCGAAGAAAATGTTGGCCTTGGGGATATGGACGCTACCACACAGCTTATCAGACTAAATAGAAACAAGCCTGATTACGTATGGGTTGGTGGGACCATTTCTTCAACAGCAGTAATCCTGAAAGATGCTGAACGTCTTAATATGGATGCTGTTTTCATCACCAATATCTGGGGTAGTGATGAGCAGCTGCTGTCGCTGGCCGGCAGTTCTGTAAACGGGCACCTTGGTCTGCAGACAGGAGTAATTTACGGTGCAGATGTTCCTGGAATGGCTGTCATCGAGGAGATTACAGGCGGCAGACCTCAAATGACTCATTATATAAGGGGATTTGCTTCCATGCTGGTTATGGCAGAGGGCATCAGAATAGCTATGGAGAATGATGAGCTCAACGGATCTGGCATTCGCGATGCAGTAAGGACTTTGCGTGACTTCGATCCTATGGGGTTAACCCCTGCAGTCAGCTTTTATCCTGATGATCACAGACCTAATATGTCGGTTTATATTTATCGTCTGCATCAGGATGGTATGGAGCTACTGGCTGAAGAAGAGCTTGAAAGACGTGATGACTGGCTTGGGAAATAG
- a CDS encoding branched-chain amino acid ABC transporter permease, with amino-acid sequence MQGKCGLFFTTYARESQVFHTGFQKSSLAIFFIVLLISPFFLSSYQVSLLNLINIAVIGAVSLNLLTGSCGQISLGHGAFIGVGAYASGVLTLSGMPFLPALILAGGITAMVGMIFGIPSLRLKGIYLAIATLAAQLILVYIFMHWTSVTGGAIGMGLDTPVIFGFDFDTDLKMFYLTLAFAVLAVIMVKNVLRTKSGRAFVAIRDFHLSAESVGINLFYYKLQAFGISSFLAGIAGGLWAHYTMYITPEQFEITLSISYLAMIIIGGLGSVLGSVFGAVFITLLPEVLSFIADHLSGFFPNISTYFLAMRDGIFGLILVLFLIFEPDGLARRWQLAKSYFKLHPFAH; translated from the coding sequence ATGCAGGGAAAATGCGGTCTTTTTTTTACAACTTATGCAAGGGAAAGTCAGGTTTTTCATACTGGATTCCAAAAAAGCAGTCTGGCAATTTTCTTTATCGTATTGCTGATATCACCTTTTTTTCTCAGCTCCTATCAGGTGTCCCTGCTGAACCTGATTAACATTGCGGTTATCGGAGCAGTATCGCTGAATCTGCTAACTGGTTCCTGCGGCCAGATATCTCTCGGACATGGGGCATTTATTGGAGTAGGAGCCTATGCCTCCGGAGTCCTCACCCTGAGTGGGATGCCTTTTCTGCCGGCCCTTATTCTGGCCGGCGGCATTACAGCCATGGTTGGGATGATATTTGGAATACCTTCCCTGCGTCTCAAAGGGATTTATCTGGCCATAGCTACTCTCGCTGCTCAGTTGATACTTGTCTATATTTTCATGCATTGGACTAGTGTCACAGGCGGTGCCATTGGTATGGGCTTAGACACACCAGTAATATTCGGCTTTGATTTTGATACTGATCTTAAAATGTTTTATCTTACACTTGCTTTTGCCGTGCTGGCCGTAATTATGGTCAAAAACGTGCTGCGCACCAAGTCAGGCCGGGCTTTTGTAGCTATTCGGGATTTTCATCTTTCTGCGGAATCAGTAGGTATAAATCTGTTTTATTACAAACTGCAGGCCTTTGGCATAAGTTCTTTCCTGGCAGGGATCGCCGGCGGTCTGTGGGCCCACTATACCATGTACATCACTCCAGAACAGTTTGAAATAACTCTTTCCATTAGTTATCTGGCCATGATCATCATTGGAGGACTGGGAAGCGTACTGGGCAGTGTATTCGGGGCTGTTTTTATTACTCTTCTTCCGGAAGTGCTAAGCTTTATAGCAGATCATTTGAGTGGCTTTTTTCCCAATATCAGCACATATTTTCTTGCCATGCGTGATGGTATATTCGGCCTTATTCTGGTTCTGTTTCTTATTTTTGAACCGGATGGACTGGCCAGACGATGGCAGCTTGCCAAATCATACTTCAAGCTGCATCCTTTTGCTCATTAA
- a CDS encoding branched-chain amino acid ABC transporter permease yields MEYYLHLVLNGLVIGSIYSLVALGFVIIYKATKVVNFAQGELVMFGAYVCFALTVQLGLPFLISFFMTLIFSVILGLCLERVILRPMIGEPIISVIMVTVGLSTVLKAVIQLFWGTSIRVYPQVLPTEPVWILGLPVAPVYIAAFCLSVVLFVIFSFFFKYSTMGIAMRATAFDQQAAQSMGIGVKNIFAMSWCIAAVVSSIGGIILGNINGINPQLGHLGLKVFPAVILGGLDSLLGAAIGGLIIGILENVSDGLAQQLFGLAGFREVAAYVVLVIILMIRPYGLFGTHEIERV; encoded by the coding sequence ATGGAATATTATTTACATCTGGTATTAAATGGTCTGGTCATAGGGAGTATTTACAGTCTTGTTGCCCTTGGCTTTGTCATTATTTACAAGGCCACAAAGGTAGTAAACTTTGCTCAGGGCGAACTGGTTATGTTTGGAGCATATGTATGTTTTGCATTGACTGTGCAGCTGGGCCTGCCCTTCCTTATTTCGTTTTTTATGACCTTGATATTTTCAGTTATTCTCGGCTTGTGTCTTGAGAGAGTAATTTTAAGGCCCATGATTGGCGAACCAATTATCAGTGTAATCATGGTTACGGTAGGCCTGTCCACGGTGCTGAAGGCGGTTATTCAGCTTTTCTGGGGGACTTCCATCAGAGTTTATCCACAGGTATTGCCAACAGAACCTGTCTGGATTCTTGGGTTGCCAGTAGCTCCAGTTTACATTGCAGCATTTTGCCTCTCTGTTGTTTTGTTTGTAATTTTTTCATTTTTTTTCAAATACTCAACCATGGGTATTGCCATGCGGGCTACAGCTTTTGATCAGCAGGCAGCGCAGTCCATGGGTATAGGGGTGAAAAACATTTTTGCCATGTCCTGGTGTATAGCAGCTGTTGTTTCCAGCATAGGCGGAATTATTCTTGGCAACATTAACGGAATAAACCCCCAGCTTGGCCACCTGGGACTCAAAGTGTTTCCCGCAGTTATTCTCGGCGGTTTGGACAGTCTTCTCGGTGCAGCCATCGGCGGTCTGATTATTGGGATTCTTGAAAATGTGTCAGACGGTCTGGCCCAGCAACTTTTTGGTCTGGCCGGTTTCCGGGAGGTGGCAGCTTATGTAGTTCTGGTTATAATTCTTATGATCAGGCCTTATGGTTTGTTCGGAACACATGAGATAGAGAGAGTTTAG